In the Candidatus Neomarinimicrobiota bacterium genome, AGAAGTAGACTCGATCACAACCCAGTTTAAACGGACTCGCGAGAGTCTTGACATCATCGTTGATCTCCTGAAACAAGGAATCATTCCAGTCATTACTCATGGAAATGGACCTCAAGTAGGCAATGCAGCCCTACGGACGGAACAAATGTCTGATTCACTACCCTATTTACCTTTGGGAATCAACGTTGCTGACACTGAAGGTGGGATGGGCTACATGATCGAACAATCTCTCCTCAACCGACTGAGAGATGAAGGAATGGATCAACACGTTGTGACACTCATCTCACAGGTTCTGGTCGATGAGAATGATCCATCTATAAAAGATCCCACCAAATACATCGGTACTGCCCTTCCAGAAGCTGAAGCAAAAGAAAAAGCAGAACAATTTAATTGGACCATCAAACCAGTAGGCGAAAAGCAGTGGCGCCGGGTCGTCCCTTCCCCAGAGCCTATCAATATCATTAATTCAAAAGTAGTCAGCCAACTCATCGAACTGGGACATATTGTCATCGCAGTGGGTGGCGGTGGCGTTCCATCATTCAGAGATATTAATGGTAACCTGGAAGGTCTTGATGCCGTGATCGACAAGGACAAAGCCTCCGCCCTGCTCGGAAATCAAATTGATGCGGAATTGCTCTACATCTTTACCGATGTTGATAAAGTGGCTTTGAATTTTGGCAAGGAGAATGAAACTGAACTATCAGAGATCTCCCTATCAGAAGCAAAAACATACTTAGCTGAAGGTCATTTCCCACCAGGAAATATGGGACCCAAGATCGAAGCCAGTGTCAGCTTTCTGGAGGGTGGTGGCAAACAGGTCATTATTACCAGTATTGATAGTATGATGCAGGATCCAAGTGGTGGTAATGGGACGATCATTAAAAATTATAAATTATAAATTATAAATTATGACGATCTCGCAAAAAGTCCCTCTCGCCCGCCTGCGTATAACTTCGTGCAGGCAGGCAAAGCACGCAGAGCGTTGTATTGAGTTCATCGAAATGACGCGATGTGTTGATATATATGGATTTAGGCTTATTCACTATATGTAGTTGTATTTTATGGTTTTAGGGCATATTTTATGAATTCTCAGATACTTCTAGCGGTTCCGTCAATTATAAATTATAAATAATGTTACGGGCCATATATAGAGGAACAATATTTCGTTACAAAGATGATGAAAGTAGCTCAGCATAATATTATGAAGTTTAGTCAACCATTTAGTTCAAGGACACATTAATTAAGCCTCTGTGCCCTCCGTGTTCTCTGGGGTTAATGGCTTTTGATAAATAAACTAGAATATGAGGAAATAATACATGAATATTCATGAGTATCAGGCGAAAGAGATCTTTCGGAAATACAATGTTCCCGTTCCTAACGGAGGCGTTGCATTCACAACTGAAGAAGCTCTAGATGTAGCCAAATCTCTTGACTCCAACATCTTTGTGGTCAAGGCTCAGATTCATGCCGGGGGACGCGGCAAAGCTGGTGGTGTAAAGATTGCCAAGAATCTTGATGAAGTAACACTCTATGCGAATGAGATACTGGGAAAGACTTTGGTCACCCACCAAACGGGACCAGCCGGTAAAAAAGTTGGCCGTCTTCTTATCGAAGAAGGCATTGACATTGCCCGTGAGTTGTATATGGGTATCGTCCTGGATCGTCAAAGCGGCAAGTTCGTCTTCATGGTCTCTGAAGAAGGCGGTATGGAGATCGAGAAGGTTGCTGCAGAAACCCCGGAAAAGATCATCAAGGAATGGATTGAACCTGGTCTCGGTTTGCAAGCTTTTCAAGCACGTAAATTGGCTTACGCCCTGGGTCTTGAAGGTGTTCAGGTCAAGCAGGGCTTAAAATTCATGTTCGCACTGTGGGATGCTTTCAAGGCTTCCGATGTTTCACTGGTGGAGATCAATCCACTGGTTGTTACCGGTAGTGGTGATGTGATGGCTCTGGATGCCAAGATGAATTTTGATGACAATGCTCTTTATCGTCATCCAGACATCCTGGAATATCGCGATTTGAGCGAGGAGGAGCCCTCAGAGGTTGAAGCTTCTAAATTCAATCTGAATTACATCAAACTGGATGGCAATGTGGGTTGCATGGTCAATGGTGCCGGCTTGGCCATGGGTACCATGGACATCATTAAATTATATGGCGGCGAACCAGCCAACTTCCTGGATGTGGGTGGTGTTGCCAACCCTGAAACGGTTGCCAATGGATTTCGCATCATTATGAGCGATGAGAATGTCAAAGCAGTTCTGATCAATATTTTTGGTGGGATCGTCCGCTGTGATCGGGTTGCTCTGGGAATCATCCAGGCTTTGAATGAAGTAAAAGTTACTGTTCCTGTGGTTGTAAGATTGGCTGGAACCAATGCTGAAGAGGGTTCTCGGATCCTGGCTGACTCTGATATGGATTTTATTGTTGCTACAAGTTTGGCCGAAGCTGCAGAAAAAGTCACTGCCACAATTAAGGATTAATCCAAATGATTCTAATAAACAATGATACAAAGTTAGTTGTACAGGGCATTACTGGTAGTGAAGGGTCTTTTCACACAGCCCAGATGCTAGAGTATGGCACTAAAGTTGTCGCTGGTGTAACTCCGGGAAAAGGGGGTCAAAAAACCGATGTTGGCGTCCCGATTTTTAACACTGTTCAGGAAGCCAAGGATCAAATCGGTGCCAATGCCTCGGTTATTTTCGTTCCCCCGCCTTTTGCTGCGGATGCCATCATGGAAGCAGTTGATGCCGAACTGGATGTGGTTATCTGTATCACTGAAGGTATCCCCACTGCTGATATGGTAAAGGTAAATGACTACATGTCTGATAAGAAAACCCGATTGGTTGGTCCAAACTGTCCTGGTGTTATCTCCCCAGGAGCTGGAAAAGTAGGCATTATGCCTGGCTTTATCCACCAACCTGGAAAGGTAGGGGTCATTTCACGCAGTGGAACCCTGACCTATGAAGCAGTTCATCAGTTAAGCACCCGCGGTATTGGTCAATCGACCTGTATTGGTATCGGTGGTGATCCCATCATTGGATCCAACTTTATCGATCTGCTCAAACTTTATAACGAAGATGAAGGCACAGATGCAGTGGTTATGATCGGTGAGATCGGTGGAACCGCTGAAGAGGAAGCTGCTGATTGGGCCCAGAAACACTTCACCAAGCCTATTGTGGCCTTTATTGCTGGCACAACAGCTCCTCCTGGTCGTCGAATGGGTCATGCCGGAGCTATCATCTCAGGTGGTAAGGGAACAGCTGCCGACAAGATTGCAGCCTTGAAGGCAGCTGGTATCGCAGTATCTGAAAGTCCTGCTGGTATCGGTGAACTCATGGAAGAGGTTTTGGGAAAATAACACAAGTAACGAGTGACTTTAGACTTTAGACTTTAGACTTTAGACTTTAGACTTAATTAAATAGGAGAAAGAAAAATTGGGAAACAAAACTTTTGCAATGATCAAACCGGATGCCGTGGCATCTAGCAAATTAGGAAAAGTGATCGATGCGACACTGGCTGCCGGATTTAAGATCAAAGCCGGTCGTTTAACCTTGATCACCAGAGCCCAAGCTCAGGAATTTTATGCCGTCCACGCCGAACGTCCATTCTACGACGAATTGGTTGATTTTATGTCTTCAGGCCAGACATTTGTTATGGCA is a window encoding:
- the ndk gene encoding nucleoside-diphosphate kinase, translated to MGNKTFAMIKPDAVASSKLGKVIDATLAAGFKIKAGRLTLITRAQAQEFYAVHAERPFYDELVDFMSSGQTFVMALEKDNAVQAWRDTIGATDPAEAADGTIRKLYAESKGRNAVHGSDSDENAEKEIAFFFSGAEIIASNI
- the sucC gene encoding ADP-forming succinate--CoA ligase subunit beta, coding for MNIHEYQAKEIFRKYNVPVPNGGVAFTTEEALDVAKSLDSNIFVVKAQIHAGGRGKAGGVKIAKNLDEVTLYANEILGKTLVTHQTGPAGKKVGRLLIEEGIDIARELYMGIVLDRQSGKFVFMVSEEGGMEIEKVAAETPEKIIKEWIEPGLGLQAFQARKLAYALGLEGVQVKQGLKFMFALWDAFKASDVSLVEINPLVVTGSGDVMALDAKMNFDDNALYRHPDILEYRDLSEEEPSEVEASKFNLNYIKLDGNVGCMVNGAGLAMGTMDIIKLYGGEPANFLDVGGVANPETVANGFRIIMSDENVKAVLINIFGGIVRCDRVALGIIQALNEVKVTVPVVVRLAGTNAEEGSRILADSDMDFIVATSLAEAAEKVTATIKD
- the arcC gene encoding carbamate kinase; amino-acid sequence: MRKAVVALGGNAISPPGEVDSITTQFKRTRESLDIIVDLLKQGIIPVITHGNGPQVGNAALRTEQMSDSLPYLPLGINVADTEGGMGYMIEQSLLNRLRDEGMDQHVVTLISQVLVDENDPSIKDPTKYIGTALPEAEAKEKAEQFNWTIKPVGEKQWRRVVPSPEPINIINSKVVSQLIELGHIVIAVGGGGVPSFRDINGNLEGLDAVIDKDKASALLGNQIDAELLYIFTDVDKVALNFGKENETELSEISLSEAKTYLAEGHFPPGNMGPKIEASVSFLEGGGKQVIITSIDSMMQDPSGGNGTIIKNYKL
- the sucD gene encoding succinate--CoA ligase subunit alpha, translated to MILINNDTKLVVQGITGSEGSFHTAQMLEYGTKVVAGVTPGKGGQKTDVGVPIFNTVQEAKDQIGANASVIFVPPPFAADAIMEAVDAELDVVICITEGIPTADMVKVNDYMSDKKTRLVGPNCPGVISPGAGKVGIMPGFIHQPGKVGVISRSGTLTYEAVHQLSTRGIGQSTCIGIGGDPIIGSNFIDLLKLYNEDEGTDAVVMIGEIGGTAEEEAADWAQKHFTKPIVAFIAGTTAPPGRRMGHAGAIISGGKGTAADKIAALKAAGIAVSESPAGIGELMEEVLGK